One segment of Shewanella piezotolerans WP3 DNA contains the following:
- a CDS encoding immune inhibitor A domain-containing protein encodes MKVLVRNSVIISFLVSSFFVMNIALAAPLNSITADANIVDKERVLYWLIKRGEVASNASQAEKEQAVEAFIARSKGPKRISLQEARFEASRAKKGKKTNKLVSFAAPQAQSITNKTVKVLAVLVDFPDLPHNDNGLSSSDTSMYYSSYPPEHYKNLLFSTSGYAGPTGQTLMTGYEYYQAESGGSFFFTGDVKGWYRAANNAATYGGNDSTDNDIGALDLVKEAITAAVAQMSSSELATYDIEDPYDINGNGNFDEPDGAIDHVMIFHSSIGEETGGGMLGADAIWSHRSSINPYTIPGSSMMLSSYTIQPIDAALGVCVHEFGHDLGLPDEYDISGEGKGSPVGLWSVMASGSWGGAIRGTEPTGFSPYARSYLQERYQGNWVSEQKLQLSALDSSGLDVALVEAVNHQQVNQISMAVPAMPLAFTPPYRGDYQFYSDQGDMINHAMSFDVELPAVTPLTLLMKAHWNIELDYDYAQVMVDGTALAGNYTKASNSQNSARNIITGKSSELAAAEGSESWVELEYDLSPYAGRTVQLSINYVTDQAVGDYGIVIDDITINQAQTQVLFNGAENTTDTVFAGFLRVTDTRPGKDRRYIVQLRSQQGVDKGLISQRYDPGVLLWFENEDYNSNEVSKHAGYSLIGVVDADQNLIGNLDTEVQVRDAAFSLFNQSFYSTGTIEDEHLSGHKLFEDSNDYSAPLQPESGMVLTELGISMEVMAQAEDSSTAMVKFTYTGNAVAPGELSATISQNQQGGQVSFTANVSGGDGNYQYAWDFGVNNATSTLAAPSYTYANAGSYLVTLTVTDGNGTEFTNSTTVIVHAVLDAGFTFTASGLSVTFNNTSSGGSGELSYLWQFGDGATSTGVSPSHTYTAGSYTVTLTVTDDQGQSSVMTAVINVAAAETSTQKSSSGSGGGSLGVLSLLLLCVFAGYRRQQR; translated from the coding sequence ATGAAAGTTTTAGTCCGGAACAGTGTCATTATTAGCTTTCTTGTTAGTAGTTTTTTTGTCATGAATATCGCCTTAGCTGCACCATTGAATAGCATAACGGCAGATGCCAATATCGTTGATAAAGAGCGAGTGCTCTATTGGTTGATCAAACGTGGCGAAGTTGCTTCAAATGCATCGCAAGCTGAAAAAGAACAGGCTGTTGAAGCTTTTATTGCCCGTTCTAAGGGGCCTAAAAGAATATCTCTTCAAGAAGCAAGGTTTGAAGCTTCCCGCGCTAAAAAAGGTAAAAAGACTAATAAATTGGTCAGCTTTGCCGCACCACAAGCGCAATCGATTACTAATAAGACGGTTAAAGTATTAGCAGTACTCGTAGATTTCCCCGATCTTCCTCATAATGATAACGGTTTAAGCAGCAGTGATACCTCAATGTATTACAGCTCTTATCCCCCGGAGCATTACAAAAATTTGTTGTTCTCGACTAGCGGTTACGCTGGACCAACTGGGCAAACATTGATGACAGGCTATGAATACTATCAGGCAGAATCAGGTGGGAGTTTCTTTTTTACAGGCGATGTAAAAGGCTGGTATCGCGCCGCGAATAACGCTGCGACATACGGCGGTAATGACAGTACTGATAATGATATCGGCGCGCTTGATTTAGTTAAAGAGGCTATAACTGCAGCCGTTGCGCAGATGAGTAGTAGCGAATTGGCAACTTACGATATTGAAGATCCCTATGATATTAATGGCAACGGCAACTTTGATGAGCCAGATGGCGCAATCGATCATGTGATGATTTTCCATTCCAGTATCGGTGAGGAAACAGGTGGTGGCATGCTAGGTGCCGATGCTATTTGGTCCCACCGTTCATCTATTAACCCTTATACCATCCCTGGTAGCAGCATGATGCTGAGTAGCTACACTATTCAACCCATAGATGCGGCATTGGGTGTATGCGTACATGAGTTTGGACATGATCTGGGCTTGCCAGACGAATACGATATTAGTGGTGAAGGCAAAGGCTCTCCTGTGGGCTTATGGTCTGTGATGGCTTCTGGTAGCTGGGGCGGTGCGATAAGAGGTACTGAGCCTACAGGGTTTAGCCCCTATGCGCGTTCGTATTTGCAAGAGCGGTATCAAGGTAATTGGGTTTCAGAACAAAAACTACAGCTCAGTGCGCTAGATTCAAGCGGATTGGATGTGGCGTTAGTTGAAGCGGTTAATCATCAGCAGGTCAACCAGATCTCAATGGCTGTTCCAGCTATGCCTCTAGCATTCACACCGCCTTACCGCGGCGACTATCAGTTCTACTCAGATCAGGGGGACATGATAAATCATGCAATGTCATTTGATGTCGAGTTACCAGCAGTAACACCATTAACATTACTGATGAAAGCGCATTGGAATATTGAGCTTGATTATGACTATGCACAGGTGATGGTTGACGGCACTGCTCTGGCAGGAAATTACACCAAAGCAAGTAATTCGCAAAACTCCGCTCGCAATATTATCACGGGGAAATCGAGCGAACTCGCGGCGGCAGAAGGGAGTGAGAGTTGGGTTGAGCTAGAATATGACCTGAGCCCATATGCCGGCCGCACCGTGCAGCTATCGATCAACTACGTGACCGATCAGGCTGTTGGTGATTACGGTATTGTTATTGACGATATTACCATTAACCAAGCACAGACTCAGGTGCTATTTAATGGTGCTGAAAATACTACTGACACTGTATTTGCGGGTTTTTTACGTGTCACTGATACTCGTCCAGGTAAAGATCGCCGTTACATCGTGCAGCTACGTAGCCAACAAGGGGTGGACAAGGGCCTAATTAGCCAGCGCTATGACCCTGGTGTATTACTATGGTTTGAGAATGAAGATTACAACAGCAACGAAGTTAGCAAACATGCAGGCTACAGCTTAATTGGTGTGGTGGATGCGGACCAAAACTTAATTGGTAATTTAGATACTGAAGTGCAAGTTCGCGATGCTGCATTTAGCTTGTTTAATCAGTCTTTTTACAGCACAGGAACGATAGAAGATGAACATTTGTCAGGCCATAAGCTGTTTGAAGATTCTAATGATTATTCGGCACCGTTGCAGCCTGAATCAGGAATGGTACTGACAGAGCTTGGTATTTCAATGGAAGTGATGGCACAAGCTGAAGATAGCAGCACTGCAATGGTGAAATTTACCTATACAGGCAATGCAGTTGCACCAGGAGAGCTTAGCGCAACTATTTCTCAAAATCAGCAAGGAGGCCAGGTTAGCTTTACTGCCAATGTCAGTGGCGGGGATGGGAATTATCAATACGCGTGGGATTTTGGTGTAAATAATGCTACTAGTACTTTAGCTGCGCCCAGCTATACATATGCCAATGCGGGTAGCTATTTAGTGACTCTAACTGTTACCGATGGTAATGGTACTGAATTCACCAATAGCACTACAGTTATTGTGCATGCAGTACTTGATGCTGGATTTACATTTACTGCGAGTGGTTTATCGGTAACATTTAACAATACATCGTCAGGTGGAAGTGGTGAACTCAGTTATCTATGGCAATTTGGCGATGGAGCAACAAGCACTGGTGTATCTCCTTCACATACTTACACTGCTGGAAGTTATACTGTGACGCTCACAGTGACAGATGACCAAGGTCAAAGCAGTGTTATGACTGCAGTGATAAATGTTGCTGCTGCAGAGACAAGCACCCAAAAGAGCAGTTCAGGCTCTGGTGGGGGGAGTTTAGGAGTATTGTCATTATTGCTTTTATGCGTGTTTGCCGGTTATCGGCGTCAGCAAAGATAA